One window of Sphingobium sp. HWE2-09 genomic DNA carries:
- a CDS encoding glycosyltransferase yields MSSGRRRICLVTESPDPSGVGEHMMTLAQGLAADNDVTIGAPRATRLIERARAAGFSVKAVDASNPADLDRWFARSQPDIVHVHAGIGWEGHVTARAAKGRASGVIRTEHLPYLLTDEAQRADHGEGLTAVDRVICVSGAVAQSYIEAGVAQHLLATIANGVRYRAPSRDRATLRGEWRLDDASVLLMAARFAPQKDHALLLQALPTILAAHPDCIVLLAGEGPLLWTVARQIAALGLAGSVRMLGSRQDMPDLMAAADLLLLPSRFEGLSLVALEAMAAGLPVVATDAPGNAELLEDGVSGWLAPAGDALAYAALVIDALSDRERLGQVASAARDRQANRFDADRMIAQTAALYESPCDARRPQGNRMTRIGFIGAGGIAHRHFGVLEQFDDVSIVAVTDVDAARAGDAAARFGARAFTDMEDMLRTVELDALYICVPPFAHGAPERAAIAHGIPFFVEKPVALDIDTADEIAARVDAAGLITAVGYHWRYLDTVDEVRGLLAHNPARLMSGYWLDSTPPPIWWWHEDQSGGQMVEQTTHLLDLARYLSGNVVRAYGLNGHTPRDAFPGLDVPTVSSASLLFANGAVANFASTCLLGWSHRVGLHLFGDNLAIEITDRDLMVDVGRGRPVRGAHGDPVWAEDRDFIDAVQGKENHIRCPYADAVETHRLALAVVESARSGVAVSIAPAREPAHV; encoded by the coding sequence TTGAGCAGCGGCAGGAGGCGTATCTGCCTGGTGACCGAAAGCCCCGATCCGTCAGGCGTCGGCGAACATATGATGACGCTGGCACAGGGATTGGCCGCCGATAACGATGTGACGATCGGGGCGCCGCGCGCCACCCGACTGATCGAGCGCGCCCGGGCGGCGGGTTTTTCGGTGAAAGCGGTTGATGCCTCGAACCCGGCCGATCTTGACCGCTGGTTCGCGCGCAGTCAGCCCGATATCGTCCATGTCCATGCGGGCATCGGATGGGAAGGACATGTCACGGCGCGCGCGGCGAAGGGCCGGGCCAGCGGCGTTATCCGTACCGAACATCTGCCCTATCTGCTGACGGATGAAGCCCAGCGCGCCGATCATGGCGAGGGGCTGACTGCCGTCGATCGCGTCATCTGCGTATCTGGCGCCGTCGCGCAAAGCTATATCGAAGCAGGCGTCGCGCAGCATCTGTTGGCAACGATCGCCAATGGCGTGCGCTATCGCGCGCCGTCGCGCGATCGGGCCACCCTGCGTGGCGAATGGCGGCTGGATGACGCGTCGGTCCTGCTGATGGCAGCACGGTTCGCGCCGCAGAAGGACCATGCACTGCTGCTCCAGGCGCTGCCGACCATTCTTGCCGCACATCCGGACTGCATCGTCCTGCTCGCTGGCGAGGGGCCGTTGCTATGGACTGTCGCTAGGCAGATCGCCGCGCTGGGCCTGGCCGGATCGGTGCGGATGTTGGGCAGCCGCCAGGATATGCCCGATCTGATGGCCGCGGCCGACCTGTTGCTGCTTCCTTCACGCTTCGAAGGGCTTTCGCTGGTCGCGCTCGAAGCGATGGCGGCGGGGCTGCCCGTCGTCGCCACCGACGCGCCGGGTAACGCCGAACTGCTGGAAGATGGGGTGAGCGGCTGGCTTGCGCCTGCTGGGGATGCTCTGGCTTATGCTGCACTCGTGATCGATGCCCTGTCCGATCGCGAACGGCTTGGCCAGGTAGCTAGCGCTGCGCGCGATCGACAAGCGAACCGCTTCGACGCCGACCGCATGATCGCACAGACTGCCGCCCTTTATGAAAGCCCGTGCGACGCGCGTAGACCGCAAGGAAACCGAATGACCCGGATAGGCTTTATCGGCGCGGGCGGCATCGCCCATCGCCATTTCGGCGTACTCGAACAGTTTGACGATGTGTCGATCGTCGCCGTCACCGATGTCGATGCCGCACGCGCTGGCGATGCGGCCGCACGCTTTGGCGCGCGTGCGTTTACCGACATGGAGGACATGTTACGCACAGTGGAACTGGACGCGCTCTATATCTGCGTGCCGCCCTTCGCCCATGGCGCGCCAGAACGTGCGGCGATCGCCCATGGCATCCCCTTTTTCGTCGAAAAGCCTGTCGCGCTCGACATCGATACGGCCGACGAGATCGCGGCCCGCGTCGATGCCGCGGGGTTGATCACGGCGGTCGGCTATCATTGGCGCTATCTCGATACCGTGGACGAAGTGCGCGGTCTGCTCGCGCATAATCCAGCGCGGCTGATGTCGGGCTACTGGCTCGATTCCACGCCGCCGCCGATCTGGTGGTGGCATGAGGACCAGTCGGGCGGGCAGATGGTCGAACAGACTACCCACTTGCTTGATCTCGCGCGTTATCTTTCGGGGAATGTGGTGCGCGCCTATGGCTTAAACGGACATACGCCACGCGACGCCTTCCCCGGCCTTGATGTGCCGACGGTCAGCAGCGCCAGCCTGTTGTTCGCCAATGGTGCAGTCGCAAATTTCGCTTCGACCTGCTTGCTCGGATGGAGCCATCGCGTCGGGCTGCATCTGTTCGGCGACAATCTTGCGATCGAGATCACCGACCGCGACCTGATGGTCGACGTCGGACGCGGTCGTCCGGTGCGCGGCGCGCATGGCGACCCGGTATGGGCGGAGGATCGCGACTTCATCGACGCGGTGCAGGGCAAGGAAAATCATATTCGTTGCCCCTATGCCGATGCGGTCGAAACGCATCGGCTGGCGCTCGCCGTCGTAGAATCCGCGCGCTCGGGCGTTGCCGTCTCCATCGCACCTGCACGGGAGCCGGCGCATGTCTGA
- a CDS encoding zinc-dependent alcohol dehydrogenase encodes MSEWRHIRSLGVECPNQAYLHGYDEGPPEPGRVRLETLYTGFSAGTELTFVKNSNPYLHARWDAGRGVFVQGEPQQHYPVPFLGYMESARVIESGVDDYIPGDVVGTVYGHKTGHTADPFHDVLTKLPPGIDPILGIYVGQMGPIAANGILHADSELLGPHAARFGAGLAGRPVLVMGAGIVGLFVALFAQAAGASEVLIADPSEFRRLRAACLGLTPMTQDQAWNHAKARWLHGGDDRGADVVFQTRADSASLHAAMQALRPQGTVIDLAFYQGGADRLRLGEEFHHNGLNLRCAQIGRVPRGMAFAWDKRRLAAETIKLLAARGDEIKAQLITHVVPIEDAPVFLRHLIVQRPEFLQIVFKVVD; translated from the coding sequence ATGTCTGAATGGCGCCATATCCGATCGCTCGGCGTCGAATGTCCCAACCAAGCCTATCTCCATGGCTATGACGAAGGGCCACCGGAGCCGGGGCGCGTTCGTCTCGAAACGCTTTACACCGGTTTTTCCGCCGGCACCGAGTTGACCTTCGTCAAGAACAGCAATCCCTATCTTCATGCGCGATGGGACGCAGGGCGCGGCGTGTTCGTACAGGGCGAACCGCAGCAGCATTATCCGGTGCCGTTCCTGGGCTATATGGAAAGTGCCCGCGTCATCGAAAGCGGTGTCGATGACTATATACCGGGCGACGTCGTCGGTACGGTCTATGGCCACAAGACCGGCCATACTGCAGACCCGTTCCACGATGTGCTCACCAAGCTGCCTCCCGGTATCGATCCGATCCTGGGCATCTATGTGGGGCAGATGGGGCCTATCGCCGCCAACGGCATCCTGCATGCCGATTCTGAATTGCTCGGCCCTCATGCGGCCAGGTTCGGTGCGGGCCTAGCCGGGCGGCCGGTGCTAGTGATGGGCGCAGGGATCGTTGGTTTGTTCGTTGCCCTGTTTGCGCAAGCTGCAGGCGCGAGTGAAGTCTTGATCGCCGATCCCTCCGAATTTCGGCGTCTGCGCGCCGCTTGCCTTGGCCTGACGCCCATGACCCAGGACCAGGCCTGGAACCACGCCAAGGCGCGCTGGTTGCATGGCGGAGACGATCGTGGTGCCGATGTCGTGTTTCAGACCCGCGCCGATAGCGCATCGCTGCACGCGGCGATGCAAGCGCTGCGCCCGCAGGGCACGGTGATCGACCTCGCCTTCTACCAGGGCGGAGCGGATCGATTACGCTTGGGTGAGGAGTTTCATCATAACGGCCTCAACCTGCGCTGTGCGCAGATCGGCCGCGTGCCGCGCGGCATGGCCTTTGCCTGGGACAAGCGGAGGCTGGCGGCCGAGACGATCAAGTTGCTTGCCGCGCGTGGGGATGAGATCAAGGCGCAGCTCATCACCCATGTCGTGCCGATCGAGGACGCCCCCGTTTTCCTTCGCCATCTCATCGTGCAACGTCCCGAATTCCTCCAGATCGTCTTCAAAGTGGTCGATTGA
- a CDS encoding glycosyltransferase family 4 protein has product MVIDRPVRILFVFAWLVVGGEETEVRLLAQALDRRRYAIDVVACFRKPGMPEQTHRQLEAIGVPVDRTPYHLSFDETVAYLAGLIPAYDIVISCQNVADIYPALERLHLRPPLIEHGGLVSEALAGPKHLTTRYVGVCTSIRDAAATRMPGREADALMIPSMVDTAAFDLALRTPTRAALGIADGAPLIGWLGRLDPKKRVEDFIVAAAMVHRKRPDARFLVIGGPDAFLPNYATSLGAQASALGLDGVLTFLGDRADVPALLSALDVFVWLSRGEGMPHVIAEAGAARLAVVATADNGSMEQIEHGHSGIFVPHEDPVAVAAAIGRLIGDPALRHRLGAALRTKVDADYAVEVVALQWTALFDTLAVREPLPAPALFHSFLMGGFECSTHRRAHDRKRIDVIAATRHDALAEQDYRLLQDCGIKTVRDGLRWHLIEAEPGIFDWSSLSLQLTAAQASGTQVIWDLLHYGWPDDIDVWTPAFVTRFAAFAAAAARVVMASTVGQRFYTPVNEISFLSWGGGDAAYLNPFATARGYELKVQLARASIAAMDAIRAVDRTARFVHPEPVINVVTDPARPTDASHAQGHRQAQFQAWDLIAGRLWPQIGGRPDLLDIIGVNFYHNNQWIHGGPPIDGAHALYKPFHRILAETYARYGRPIFIAETGIEGDPRPTWFAHIMDEVRLARSLGIPVEGICLYPILDHPGWDDDRPCPNGLIADDRRLYAPLALAMRALGTTITK; this is encoded by the coding sequence GTGGTCATCGACCGACCTGTCCGCATCCTTTTCGTCTTCGCTTGGCTGGTCGTCGGCGGGGAGGAGACCGAGGTGCGCTTGTTGGCGCAGGCGCTCGATCGGCGGCGCTACGCGATCGACGTCGTCGCTTGTTTTCGTAAGCCCGGCATGCCAGAACAAACCCATCGCCAGCTCGAAGCGATAGGGGTGCCGGTCGATCGTACGCCCTATCATCTCTCCTTCGATGAAACCGTCGCCTATCTTGCCGGCCTGATCCCCGCCTATGACATCGTCATATCATGCCAGAATGTCGCCGACATCTATCCCGCGCTGGAACGGCTACACCTGCGCCCGCCGCTGATCGAGCATGGTGGGCTAGTGTCCGAAGCGCTTGCCGGGCCGAAGCATCTGACCACCCGCTATGTCGGCGTATGTACCTCGATCCGCGACGCTGCCGCGACAAGGATGCCGGGTCGCGAGGCCGATGCGCTCATGATCCCGTCGATGGTCGACACCGCCGCCTTCGATCTTGCGTTACGCACGCCGACCCGCGCTGCGCTAGGCATTGCCGACGGAGCGCCGTTGATCGGCTGGCTCGGCCGGCTCGACCCCAAGAAGCGGGTCGAGGATTTCATCGTCGCCGCCGCAATGGTGCATCGCAAACGACCCGACGCGCGCTTCCTCGTGATTGGCGGGCCTGACGCGTTTCTGCCGAATTACGCCACTTCGCTGGGTGCGCAGGCGAGCGCTCTCGGACTTGATGGCGTGCTGACGTTTTTAGGCGACCGCGCCGACGTGCCGGCCCTGTTGTCGGCGCTCGACGTCTTCGTCTGGCTCTCGCGGGGCGAGGGTATGCCCCATGTCATCGCCGAAGCAGGTGCTGCGCGCCTGGCCGTCGTCGCCACCGCCGACAATGGCAGCATGGAGCAGATCGAGCATGGGCATAGCGGCATTTTCGTACCGCATGAAGACCCGGTTGCCGTCGCCGCCGCCATCGGCCGATTGATCGGCGATCCGGCGCTCCGCCATCGTCTGGGCGCGGCGCTCAGGACCAAAGTCGATGCCGATTATGCGGTGGAAGTGGTAGCGCTGCAATGGACCGCTCTGTTCGACACGCTGGCGGTGCGCGAACCGCTGCCAGCGCCCGCGCTGTTTCACAGCTTCCTTATGGGCGGATTTGAATGCTCCACCCATCGCCGCGCCCATGACCGCAAACGCATTGATGTCATCGCCGCCACGCGCCACGATGCGCTGGCGGAACAGGATTACCGGCTCCTTCAGGACTGTGGGATCAAGACCGTCCGCGATGGCCTGCGCTGGCATCTGATCGAGGCTGAGCCTGGTATTTTCGACTGGTCGAGCCTGTCTTTGCAACTGACGGCTGCGCAGGCGAGCGGAACACAGGTCATCTGGGATTTACTCCATTATGGCTGGCCTGACGATATTGATGTATGGACGCCCGCCTTCGTCACGCGCTTCGCCGCCTTCGCCGCCGCAGCCGCGCGTGTCGTGATGGCTTCGACGGTCGGCCAGCGTTTCTACACACCGGTGAACGAAATCTCGTTCTTGTCTTGGGGCGGCGGCGATGCGGCTTATCTCAATCCATTCGCCACAGCGCGGGGATACGAGCTTAAGGTCCAACTTGCGCGGGCATCCATCGCGGCAATGGATGCGATCCGCGCGGTTGATAGGACCGCGCGCTTCGTCCATCCCGAACCTGTGATCAATGTCGTCACCGATCCCGCCCGTCCTACCGATGCATCCCATGCGCAGGGTCATCGGCAGGCCCAGTTCCAGGCTTGGGATCTGATCGCTGGGCGGCTATGGCCGCAGATCGGTGGTAGACCAGATCTCCTGGATATCATCGGCGTCAATTTCTATCACAATAATCAATGGATCCATGGTGGCCCGCCGATCGATGGCGCGCATGCGCTCTACAAGCCGTTCCACCGGATTCTGGCAGAAACATACGCTCGTTACGGCCGCCCGATCTTCATCGCCGAGACCGGCATAGAGGGCGATCCGCGCCCGACTTGGTTCGCACATATAATGGATGAAGTCCGCCTCGCTCGATCGCTTGGTATTCCGGTGGAGGGTATCTGCTTGTACCCGATCCTTGACCACCCGGGCTGGGACGATGACCGCCCATGTCCTAACGGCTTGATAGCCGATGACAGACGTCTTTATGCTCCTCTCGCCCTGGCGATGCGTGCCTTGGGGACCACCATCACCAAATAA
- a CDS encoding TIGR02587 family membrane protein → MKEQGHMWADSGNRAYAVGIARAFGGAVIFGLPLLMTMEMWSLGVTTHPLRLLLFLLLNFCILIALSRFGGFERTHSLPEDLLDALAAYAVGIIAAAAVLGLFGLVGLDTPINELAGMVAVQSVPASFGAILARKQLSTGQNEDDEDQEARADGYGGQLFLMLAGALFLAFNMAPTEEIRLIGFKMSPWHSLVLLAASILVLHALVYAVGLAGQKEQPEGYRSGRLFLAFTVPGYGIAAIVSLYILWTFGSIDGASLEAMAGSMVVLGFPAAVGAAIARLVV, encoded by the coding sequence ATGAAAGAACAGGGACATATGTGGGCGGATTCGGGCAATAGAGCATATGCTGTCGGCATCGCGCGTGCGTTTGGCGGTGCGGTCATCTTTGGCCTTCCTCTGCTCATGACAATGGAAATGTGGTCGCTTGGCGTCACGACCCATCCTCTGCGTCTTCTGTTGTTTCTGCTGCTTAATTTCTGCATTCTGATCGCCCTCTCGCGCTTTGGCGGGTTTGAGCGCACCCATAGCTTGCCCGAGGACTTGCTCGATGCTTTGGCCGCATATGCGGTTGGCATCATCGCCGCTGCCGCCGTGCTTGGCCTGTTCGGACTGGTTGGGCTGGACACGCCGATCAACGAACTGGCAGGGATGGTTGCCGTCCAGTCTGTACCGGCGAGCTTCGGTGCGATTTTGGCGCGCAAGCAACTGAGCACTGGCCAAAACGAGGATGACGAAGATCAGGAAGCTCGCGCCGACGGCTATGGCGGGCAGTTGTTCCTGATGCTTGCTGGCGCGCTTTTCCTGGCGTTCAACATGGCGCCGACCGAAGAGATCAGGTTAATCGGTTTCAAGATGAGTCCGTGGCACAGCCTGGTCTTGCTGGCAGCGTCGATTTTGGTGCTGCATGCGCTCGTTTACGCGGTCGGACTCGCTGGACAGAAGGAACAGCCAGAGGGCTATCGCAGCGGACGGCTGTTTCTCGCCTTCACCGTCCCCGGATACGGTATTGCTGCGATAGTCAGCCTCTATATACTCTGGACATTCGGCAGCATCGATGGCGCAAGCCTGGAAGCGATGGCAGGAAGCATGGTCGTGCTTGGCTTCCCAGCGGCGGTCGGCGCCGCCATCGCCCGGCTTGTCGTCTAG
- a CDS encoding transglutaminase-like domain-containing protein, which yields MPDAYRDSYDAPLNADMIRVLDRRRGLPVSLSILYVAIARRLGWQADVLNTPSHILVRVGPEDSTALIDPFHGGALIEADDYAALLDRAVGPGGGMRAYDIAPMSNRITLVRLLLNQAMRAEQAGDTVRASILYERMTIIAPDHGAGWWELARLHLTHGKVGGARTSLSAMLEITRESERRARISAMLDRLSRSERTATVKRVVGISRHLRAFRFVLGEAAGVLAPPASP from the coding sequence ATACCGGACGCTTATCGCGACAGTTACGATGCGCCGCTCAATGCCGACATGATCCGCGTCCTTGATCGCCGAAGAGGCCTGCCTGTGAGCCTTTCCATTCTCTATGTCGCCATCGCCCGGCGACTGGGATGGCAGGCGGATGTGCTCAACACGCCCAGCCATATTTTGGTGCGCGTGGGGCCAGAGGACTCAACCGCGCTGATCGACCCGTTTCACGGCGGCGCGCTGATAGAGGCGGACGACTATGCCGCTTTGCTGGATCGCGCTGTGGGTCCGGGTGGTGGGATGCGTGCATATGATATTGCCCCCATGTCCAATCGGATAACCCTGGTTCGTCTGCTGCTCAACCAGGCTATGCGCGCGGAACAAGCCGGCGATACTGTACGCGCATCCATCCTCTATGAACGCATGACCATCATCGCGCCCGATCATGGTGCAGGATGGTGGGAACTGGCCCGGCTTCATCTGACCCACGGCAAAGTGGGTGGCGCTCGTACCAGCCTGAGCGCGATGCTGGAAATCACGCGGGAAAGCGAACGGCGGGCGCGAATCAGCGCGATGCTCGATCGTCTTTCCAGATCCGAACGAACGGCCACCGTGAAACGGGTTGTAGGAATATCGCGGCATTTGCGGGCTTTTCGCTTTGTGCTCGGCGAGGCGGCAGGCGTGCTTGCACCACCAGCTTCGCCATGA
- a CDS encoding sigma factor-like helix-turn-helix DNA-binding protein: MSFFPHASRLLAYVLVELRNLAGDKRCAARIDRYLARCVPGDIAEPIGLGSGEAGARVREALAQMPPLTRAVLAVVVGRRMTVAQVSRRFGISEERVCWHFRHAISMVAERRDMS, encoded by the coding sequence ATGTCCTTCTTCCCGCATGCCAGCCGGCTTCTCGCTTATGTCCTTGTTGAGTTACGAAACCTGGCTGGCGACAAGCGCTGTGCCGCGCGGATCGACCGATATCTTGCGCGATGCGTTCCGGGCGACATAGCCGAACCGATCGGTCTGGGAAGCGGCGAGGCAGGCGCGCGGGTAAGGGAAGCCTTGGCTCAGATGCCGCCGTTGACGCGGGCTGTCCTTGCGGTAGTGGTTGGCCGCAGAATGACCGTGGCGCAGGTGTCGCGCAGGTTTGGCATAAGTGAAGAGCGGGTCTGCTGGCATTTTCGTCACGCGATCTCGATGGTGGCGGAACGTCGAGATATGAGCTGA
- a CDS encoding RNA polymerase sigma factor: MGQGEREGRRIDLQITSTDSGERFSFSDFYRREKPRLLRFFNRQLGNSADADDLSQETLTRFVRAAPHPDLDSPRAYLTRIATNLLRNHSARGSTRLSRRSTELHDGVHGVSRIDPHRELQARQELAHWSAILQQLPPRTLEIFLLNRVEGFSYRQIATDLGEPLWVIQKHMLKAIRLITAHKEADND; the protein is encoded by the coding sequence ATGGGCCAAGGCGAACGAGAAGGTCGAAGGATCGATCTTCAGATCACAAGCACCGACAGCGGCGAACGCTTCAGCTTCTCCGATTTCTACCGTCGCGAGAAACCGCGCCTGTTGCGCTTCTTCAATCGGCAGCTCGGCAACTCAGCCGACGCCGACGACCTCAGCCAGGAAACGCTGACACGCTTCGTGCGTGCCGCCCCCCACCCTGACCTGGACAGCCCCCGCGCCTACCTAACTCGAATAGCCACCAATCTCCTGCGCAATCATTCAGCGCGCGGCTCAACCCGCCTGTCGCGCCGGTCAACCGAACTGCACGACGGCGTGCATGGCGTCTCCCGGATCGACCCGCACCGCGAACTGCAAGCCCGCCAGGAACTCGCCCACTGGAGTGCCATCCTCCAGCAACTCCCCCCGCGAACCCTGGAAATTTTCCTTCTGAATCGCGTCGAAGGGTTTAGCTACCGCCAGATTGCTACCGATCTTGGGGAGCCCCTTTGGGTCATTCAGAAACATATGCTGAAGGCCATTCGCCTGATCACCGCCCACAAGGAGGCGGACAATGACTAA
- a CDS encoding FecR family protein: MTNVHEHITAEDKKAAQIWVLRMLDEPDLHARGLADWIAEKPTRQALYADFMNDVQTAGQAAASFQTHALPPRQRQRPWWAKPMPVLAAASILGLLASASMVWRSPSHVAPHVQEASLTSSVVTRLGEVRTVHLADGSRAILDTDTVLGVSMVADSRTISLKRGRARFIVAHDSARPFYVRAGGIQVRATGTVFDVLFRNTVAVHLVEGGVEVQVLANAAQPAKTIALKPGQILTLRHGQSPQSLVMPARRSDQQWVSGVKSFDNVPIREVIVEANSYSDSKIELVPPSLGEREIFAEIDIRDIERVAEAISGYLDLTIDRSQKHRLILASKK, translated from the coding sequence ATGACTAACGTCCACGAGCACATCACTGCGGAGGACAAGAAGGCCGCCCAGATCTGGGTGCTGCGCATGCTGGACGAGCCCGACCTCCATGCGCGCGGTCTCGCCGACTGGATCGCTGAGAAACCGACCCGGCAGGCCCTCTACGCCGACTTCATGAACGATGTTCAGACCGCCGGACAGGCGGCTGCGAGCTTCCAAACCCACGCCCTGCCCCCTCGCCAGCGGCAACGCCCCTGGTGGGCCAAGCCGATGCCGGTACTGGCCGCAGCATCCATACTCGGCCTGCTGGCTTCGGCGTCCATGGTCTGGCGGAGCCCATCCCACGTCGCTCCGCATGTGCAAGAAGCCAGCCTCACGTCCTCTGTTGTCACAAGGCTGGGCGAAGTGCGTACGGTCCACCTTGCCGACGGGAGCCGCGCGATCCTCGATACCGACACGGTCCTCGGGGTGTCCATGGTAGCCGACAGCAGGACGATCAGCCTCAAGCGCGGCCGGGCACGCTTCATCGTGGCCCATGACAGCGCCCGCCCTTTCTATGTTCGAGCCGGCGGCATTCAGGTGCGTGCCACCGGCACCGTTTTTGATGTTCTGTTTCGCAATACTGTCGCGGTGCATCTCGTAGAAGGTGGCGTGGAGGTCCAGGTTTTGGCCAACGCCGCACAACCAGCAAAGACCATTGCCCTCAAGCCCGGTCAGATTCTGACGCTACGCCATGGACAAAGCCCCCAATCTCTTGTCATGCCTGCACGAAGGTCAGACCAGCAGTGGGTGAGCGGCGTGAAGAGCTTCGACAATGTGCCGATCAGGGAAGTGATCGTGGAAGCGAACAGCTATAGCGATTCCAAGATCGAACTAGTCCCGCCCAGTCTTGGCGAGCGAGAGATTTTCGCCGAGATCGACATCAGGGATATCGAGCGGGTCGCCGAAGCGATCAGTGGCTATCTCGACCTCACTATCGATCGGTCGCAAAAGCACAGACTTATCCTCGCCTCCAAAAAATAA